In Oryza sativa Japonica Group chromosome 11, ASM3414082v1, the following are encoded in one genomic region:
- the LOC136351215 gene encoding structural maintenance of chromosomes protein 5-like, giving the protein MATSAARARIDSPPPPPPPTQPRRGDDDYVPCNIVEIELLNFMTYDRLACHPGPRLNLVAGPNGSGKGSLVLGRAASVGAFDKRGEESGHVKISLSGNTPEHIIRITRKIDTKNKSEWLLDATVPRKEVVDLIKKFNIQDNNLTQFLPQDQFNYWKRLKKLLVFLIYPFSIISLYTGVRN; this is encoded by the exons ATGGCgacctccgccgcgcgcgccaggATCgactccccgccgccaccgccgccgccgactcagCCGCGGCGCGGGGACGACGACTACGTGCCGTGCAACATCGTCGAGATCGAGCTCTTGAACTTCATGACGTACGACCGCCTCGCCTGCCACCCCGGCCCCCGCCTCAACCTCGTTGCCGGCCCCAACGGCTCCGGCAAGGGCTCCCTC GTTCTCGGGAGGGCAGCCAGCGTCGGCGCGTTCGACAAGAGGGGGGAGGAGTCCGGCCATGTCAAGATTTCACTCAGCGGGAATACACCCGAACACATCATCCGCATCACAAGGAAGATCGATACCAAGAACAAGTCCGAGTGGCTACTCGATG CCACTGTGCCAAGAAAGGAAGTTGTTGATCTCATCAAGAAATTCAATATTCAAGATAACAACTTAACTCAG TTTTTACCACAAGACCAATTCAACTATTGGAAGAGACTCAAAAAGCTGTTGGTGTTCCTGATTTACCCGTTCAGCATCATCAGCTTATATACAGGAGTAAGGAATTGA